Within the Staphylococcus warneri genome, the region GGTCTATCATTATTCATGTCAAATATTAATGTTATGGCTCATTTAGGAGGATTTATTGGTGGACTACTAATCACCTTAATTGGCTATTATTTTAACGTAAACCGTAATATATTTTGGATATTATTGATTGTCTTATTAGTGCTTTTTGTGGCAATGCAAATTAGAATATTTAGTATTAAAGAGGATAATATTTATGACAAATTAATACGAGATCAAATGTTATCAGGACACTATGATGAAGCCAAAAAAATTGTTAATCAATCTATTAAAAAAGATTATGCAGATGATCAAACATATTATTTAAGTGGATTGATCACTGCTACTAAAAGTTCTAAAGCCGAAGCTATGGCAGACTGGGAACGTGGGTTAAGATATTTTCCCAATTCGGCTACATTAAATTATGAAATGGCAATAGCCAACCGTTCATTAAAAGATAATGATAAAGCTTTAAAATATATAAAAAAAGCGGTAAAAGCTAACCCTAAAAATTCTCAATATAAAAATTTAGAAAAAGAGTTGAGTGAAAAAAGTGACTCGTAAACTTAATAATTTTTATGATGTTTTACAGTTATTAAAAAAATATGGATATATCATCTATTTCAAAGATCCTCAAGATATGTATGAAATGATGTTACAAGAAATCAAATCTTTATACCATTTTGAGTTATTAACCAAAGATGAATATCTTAAATGTATAATGATAATAAACCAAAGAAGGAATGAACATAAATGACGAAAATTATTTTAGCTGCAGATATTGGTGGGACTACTTGTAAATTAGGTATATTTAATACTAATCTCGACCGTATTGAAAAATGGTCAATCCATACAGATACAACTGATCATACAGGAAAATTACTTTTAAAAAATATACATGAATCATTAGAAGAAAAAGTTGCTGAACTAGGTTATGAGATGTCAAATGTTATCGGAGTGGGAATTGGTGTTCCTGGACCGGTAGACTTTGAAACTGGCGTAGTTAATGGTGCTGTCAATTTACATTGGGAAGATAGTGTTAACGTTACTGAAATTTATCAAAGTTTCATAGATTGCCCAGTCTATGTTGATAACGATGCGAACGTTGCAGCATTAGGTGAAAAACATAAAGGCGCAGGTAAAGGCGCTGATGATGTTGTTACCATCACTTTAGGAACAGGCCTTGGTGGCGGCATTATTTCAAATGGTGAATTGGTACATGGCCATAATGGTTCTGGTGCTGAAATAGGTCACTTTAGAGCTGACTTTGATCAACGATTCAAGTGTAATTGTGGTAAATCCGGTTGTATAGAAACTGTTGCCTCTGCTACTGGTGTTGTTAATTTGGTTAATTTTTATTATCCTAAATTAACTTTTAAATCATCAATCCTACAACTCATTAAAGATAATAAAGTAACAGCTAAAGCAGTATTTGATGCAGCTAAAGAAGGTGACCAATTCTGTATTTTCATTACTGAAAAAGTCGCTAATTATATTGCATACTTATGTAGTATTTTAAGTGTAACTAGCAATCCTAAATACATTGTATTAGGTGGAGGCATGTCTACAGCAGGACTAATCTTAGTAGAAAATATTAAAACTGAATACCGTAACTTAACATTTACGCCTGCACAACAAGATACTGAAATTGTACAAGCAGAGTTAGGAAATGATGCAGGTATAACTGGCGCAGCTGGCTTAATTAAAACATACATTTTAGATAAAGAGGGTGTGAAATAATGGCAATTGTTGACGTTGTAGTTATTCCAGTAGGTACTGAGGGTCCAAGTGTTAGTAAGTACATTGCTGAGATTCAAACAAAATTAAAAGAATATAAAGATCAGGGCAAAATAGATTACCAATTGACTCCTATGAACACGCTTATCGAAGGTGATTTAAAAGATTTATTTGAAGTAGTACAAGCAATTCACGAATTACCATTTGATAAAGGTTTAGATAGAGTTTGTACCAACATCAGAATTGACGACCGCAGAGATAAATCTAGAAAAATGAATGATAAGTTAAAATCTGTACAAAAACATTTAGATAATGGTGGGGAGTAAATCATGAGAATCTCTAGTTTAACTTTAGGGTTAGTAGATACCAACACGTACTTTATAGAAAATGATAAAAAAGTATTACTTGTGGATCCATCTAGTGAAACAGATAAAATTGTTAAAAAGTTAAATCAAATTAACAAACCTTTAGAAGCAATAATACTTACTCATGCACATTATGATCATATCGGGGCATTAGACGATATTATAAATAAATACAATGTACCAGTATATATGCATAAAGAAGAATTTGACTTCTTAAACGATCCAGAAAAAAATGGTGCATCAAAATTTAAACAATACGGTATGCCACAAGTAATTAGTCAGGCGAATCCTGAAGCACTTGATGAAGGTCAGGCACAAATAGGGGATTTCACATTTAATGTATTGCATACACCTGGACACTCGCCTGGAAGTTTATCATTTGTATTTGATGAATTTGCAGTCGTAGGCGATACTTTATTTAATAATGGTATTGGTAGAACTGATTTATATAAAGGTGATTATGAAACCCTAGTTGATTCTATTAAAGATAAATTATTTGAATTAGATGGCGATTTACCATTATTCCCTGGACATGGACCATATACCACAGTCGACGATGAACAATTGAATCCATTTTTAAATGGTTAAAGTAAATTTAACACCTCCTACGTAAATATAAGTAGGAGGTGTTTCTTTGAAGATATTATTTCAAGAAATAATTAATAAAGCTATAGTTTATAAAGCAAGTGATGTACATTTTATTCCAATGGAACATTATGTTCATATAAAATTCAGAGTGAATGATACTTTAACATCATATGAAACTCTTGATATCGGAATTTATCGTAAATTACTTGTTTTTATGAAATTTCAAGCAGGATTGGATGTGTCGACGCAGCAAATCGCTCAAAGTGGTCGTTACACATATAAATTAAGATCAGTTTATTACTTACGTATTTCAACTCTCCCTTTATCAATCGGTAGTGAAAGTTGTGTAATTAGAATAGTGCCTCAATATTTTCAAAATAAAAAGGAAACTTATGAATTTAACGATTTTAAACATTTAATGAATAAGAAACAAGGATTATTGCTTTTTACAGGACCAACTGGTTCAGGTAAAAGCACACTCATGTATCAAATGGTTATGTACGCGCAAAAGAATTGAATCTCAATGTCATATCTATCGAAGACCCCGTAGAACAAATTTTAAAAGGTATTACTCAAATCTCAGTGAATACTAAAGCCGGTATTACTTATGCAAGTTCATTTAAAGCCATACTTCGGTGCGATCCAGATGTTATTTTGATTGGAGAAATCAGAGACGCTGAAATAGCAAAATATGTGTTTCAAGCAAGCTTGAGTGGCCATTTAGTATTAAGTACATTACATGCTAATGATTGCAAAGGGGCATTGTTAAGATTATTAGAGATGGGTATTACGATTCAAGAACTATCACAAGCTATCAATTTAATATCTAACCAACGTTTAATAACCACTTCAAGCCAACGACGCCAATTAGTTTGTGAACTTATGTTCAAAAATCAAATCAATTACTTTTTTGAACATAATCAAACAATGCCTAGATCTTTTAAGCGACTATCTTCAAAACTAGATGATATGACTAAAGAGGGAATTATATGTGAAACAATTGCTGATAAATATATTTAATCAATCTAAGCGAAAATGTTTAACCAAAGTCGAACAGTTAGATTTGATGCAACGATTACATCAATTACTAACAAATGGATTCACATTATACGAATCCTTTAAATTTTTGAACTTGCATTTTAAATATAAAGGCGACAAAACTCAAATGGAACTTATGGCGAAGATAGAAAATGGTGCACATTGCTATGAAGTCTTTCAATATTTAGACTTTTCCAATGATATCATTACTCAAATATACCTAGCTGAAAGATTTGGAAATCTGGAGGCTACTTTACATGAATCAATACTTTTTTTAAAAAAGCAAATTCAAGTTAAACAAAGTGTTATTAAAACGATTCAATACCCTGTTGTATTAATGATTATATTTTTCCTTATCTTAATGCTTTTAAATTTCACTGTAATACCTCAATTCAAAGAACTATATCAATCAATGAATATTGCATTATCACCACTCCAATTAGTACTTTCCTCATTTATATCTGGACTTCCATTTTTCATTTTATTTCTCACTTGTATTATTTTAGTTATTGTTATCCTCATTCATACTAGTTATAGAAATATGCCTACAATCAAACAAATTCATTTAATGAGCAATCTACCTATTATAAAAAGCTACTATAAAATTTTTAAAACATATCAATTATCTAATGAACTTGCTCATTTTTATAGAAATGGAATTAATCTTCAACTTATCGTAGAAATCTTTCAGCAATCAAATAGTAATCAATTCCACCAATATTTAGGCGATATAATTTTAAAACAGTCCAATCAAGGTGAAAAACTTCCTAATATTTTAAAGCAATTTAAGTGCTACGAAAGTGATTTGATCAAATTCATAGAACAAGGTGAAAAGAGCGGAAAGCTTGATATTGAATTAACACTATATAGTCAAATACTTGTACATCAATTTGAAATATTAGCGAAACGACATATCAAATTCATCCAACCAATAATATTTCTAATGCTAGGTATATTTATTGTTACTTTATATTTATCTATCATGCTACCAATGTTCGATATGTTGCAATCAATTAATTAGAGGTGTCATATAATGAGAAAACATAAATACTCACTTAAAACTAAAGCTTTCACCTTAATAGAAATGCTTTTAGTATTATTAATCATAAGTTTATTACTTATTTTAATTATACCTAATGTCGCCAAACAGACGGCACATATTCAATCAACTGGCTGCGATGCACAAGTTAAAATGATAAATAGCCAAATTGAAGCGTATACTTTAAAACATAATAGAAATCCAAATACTATTCAGGATTTAATTACAGAAGGATATATTAAAGAGAATCAAAAAAGTTGTAAAACAGGTGAAACAATTTCAATAAGTAATGGCGAAGCGATTGCAAATTAAAGCGTATAATTACATAGAAATATTAATGGTATTATTCATTTTGTCTATACTATTGTTGTGTACTTTAAGCAGTAAAAATCTTTTAACATTATCAATGTCTAATGATGAAATGAATATTAATCTACTAATAACTCAATTGAATTATATAAAATCAAAAGCAATTAGCGAAAAACAATCAATCACTTTAATGTTTAATCATCAATCTTCTCATATAAATGTTAAAGAAGAACATGGTAAAAAGTATCAAATAAAAATAAAAGATGGGAAGATCATAAAGATAACGAAAATAAATCTAATTACCTTTGATAAAAATGGCAATGTTAATCATTTTGGTTCGTTAAATATAAAAATGAAACATTCAATATACAAAGTCATATTTCATATTGAGAAAGGACGAATAAGGTATACCAAACTATAAAATAAAGGGCAGTTTCATGCTGGATAGCTTATTTGCATTTTTTATTATGAGCATAATCACCTTAACATTTATTGAAATGATCAATCATTTAATGATTAATTATCAAAATCAATTAGATAATATCGAGATGCAAAAAATAACCATTGTAAGCTTAAATAAATTTGATTTAGATCATTTGAAGCAAGGAGTTAAAATAGATGATTTTACAATTAAATTGTCTAATAAGGAAATTTGTACCACAAATAACCAAAATCAAAAGCGCTATTGTATTAAAAAATAAACTACCTAGTTTTACATTTATTGAAATGATTTTTTCATTATTGATAACTATAGTCCTACTAAGTACAGTACCATTGACTATCAAAATTATTAGTCAATATAAACAAATTGCTTTAGAAAATAGTTCAATAGAATTTGAATTATTTCATAGCGATTTGTTAAAAGAACAAAAAAAGGATGCACTTAAACCAATTATTAAAGATAAGCATACTTTACACTTAATCAATAAAGAAAAGAATGCAGAATATATTTTCAAAAACAATAAAATATATAAACAAATAAATGGTAAAGGCAATATTACATTGCTGAATCAAGTCAGTATGGTAAAAATGATAAAGTCGAACGATAATATCATCAAAATAATTTTGAAAGTAGGAAATCCGAATTATAATCAATACAAAACATTATTTTTATAAACAAAAAGCCTTTATTAGTCCATTCTTGATGATTATTTTTTCTTTATATTTAACAGTTATATCTTTTTATATTACTCAATATAGTTTAAAATTAAAGACAACACATAACTTAGAAAAAATATATAAAGAAGTTATCGTTAATAAGCTTATAGAGGTTGATGTTGTTGAAAAATCTAGAAATACCAATCATTCTAATAGGATTCATGGGAACCGGTAAAACAACAGTAGGTCAATATTTGATGAATCAATTACATCTAAGTTATGTAGATCTAGATGAGTATATCGAGCAAAGAGAAAGCATAACTATTCCTGAAATATTTGATGAAAAGGGAGAATCTTACTTTAGAAAATTAGAATTTAAATATTTGAATGAATGTATCAACCAATTTGATATCATTTCTACTGGTGGTGGAATAATAGAAAATGATGCTTCATTAGATCTTTTAAAAAAACAGAAGCAAGTCATATGGTTAGATTGTGATATTAAGATTGTCTTTAATAGAATAGTGAATGATCCCCATCGTCCTAATGCGAATAATAAGTCCCTAGAACAACTAAAAAACTTGTATTTATCAAGGATT harbors:
- the comGB gene encoding competence type IV pilus assembly protein ComGB, encoding MKQLLINIFNQSKRKCLTKVEQLDLMQRLHQLLTNGFTLYESFKFLNLHFKYKGDKTQMELMAKIENGAHCYEVFQYLDFSNDIITQIYLAERFGNLEATLHESILFLKKQIQVKQSVIKTIQYPVVLMIIFFLILMLLNFTVIPQFKELYQSMNIALSPLQLVLSSFISGLPFFILFLTCIILVIVILIHTSYRNMPTIKQIHLMSNLPIIKSYYKIFKTYQLSNELAHFYRNGINLQLIVEIFQQSNSNQFHQYLGDIILKQSNQGEKLPNILKQFKCYESDLIKFIEQGEKSGKLDIELTLYSQILVHQFEILAKRHIKFIQPIIFLMLGIFIVTLYLSIMLPMFDMLQSIN
- a CDS encoding shikimate kinase; this encodes MLLKNLEIPIILIGFMGTGKTTVGQYLMNQLHLSYVDLDEYIEQRESITIPEIFDEKGESYFRKLEFKYLNECINQFDIISTGGGIIENDASLDLLKKQKQVIWLDCDIKIVFNRIVNDPHRPNANNKSLEQLKNLYLSRISRYNEIVFMKVNSNQNVSEIYQEITTLLSSD
- the comGC gene encoding competence type IV pilus major pilin ComGC, which gives rise to MRKHKYSLKTKAFTLIEMLLVLLIISLLLILIIPNVAKQTAHIQSTGCDAQVKMINSQIEAYTLKHNRNPNTIQDLITEGYIKENQKSCKTGETISISNGEAIAN
- a CDS encoding competence type IV pilus minor pilin ComGF produces the protein MILQLNCLIRKFVPQITKIKSAIVLKNKLPSFTFIEMIFSLLITIVLLSTVPLTIKIISQYKQIALENSSIEFELFHSDLLKEQKKDALKPIIKDKHTLHLINKEKNAEYIFKNNKIYKQINGKGNITLLNQVSMVKMIKSNDNIIKIILKVGNPNYNQYKTLFL
- a CDS encoding ROK family glucokinase, with the translated sequence MTKIILAADIGGTTCKLGIFNTNLDRIEKWSIHTDTTDHTGKLLLKNIHESLEEKVAELGYEMSNVIGVGIGVPGPVDFETGVVNGAVNLHWEDSVNVTEIYQSFIDCPVYVDNDANVAALGEKHKGAGKGADDVVTITLGTGLGGGIISNGELVHGHNGSGAEIGHFRADFDQRFKCNCGKSGCIETVASATGVVNLVNFYYPKLTFKSSILQLIKDNKVTAKAVFDAAKEGDQFCIFITEKVANYIAYLCSILSVTSNPKYIVLGGGMSTAGLILVENIKTEYRNLTFTPAQQDTEIVQAELGNDAGITGAAGLIKTYILDKEGVK
- a CDS encoding MTH1187 family thiamine-binding protein, producing MAIVDVVVIPVGTEGPSVSKYIAEIQTKLKEYKDQGKIDYQLTPMNTLIEGDLKDLFEVVQAIHELPFDKGLDRVCTNIRIDDRRDKSRKMNDKLKSVQKHLDNGGE
- the comGD gene encoding competence type IV pilus minor pilin ComGD, whose protein sequence is MAKRLQIKAYNYIEILMVLFILSILLLCTLSSKNLLTLSMSNDEMNINLLITQLNYIKSKAISEKQSITLMFNHQSSHINVKEEHGKKYQIKIKDGKIIKITKINLITFDKNGNVNHFGSLNIKMKHSIYKVIFHIEKGRIRYTKL
- a CDS encoding YqgQ family protein, which produces MTRKLNNFYDVLQLLKKYGYIIYFKDPQDMYEMMLQEIKSLYHFELLTKDEYLKCIMIINQRRNEHK
- a CDS encoding MBL fold metallo-hydrolase, with translation MRISSLTLGLVDTNTYFIENDKKVLLVDPSSETDKIVKKLNQINKPLEAIILTHAHYDHIGALDDIINKYNVPVYMHKEEFDFLNDPEKNGASKFKQYGMPQVISQANPEALDEGQAQIGDFTFNVLHTPGHSPGSLSFVFDEFAVVGDTLFNNGIGRTDLYKGDYETLVDSIKDKLFELDGDLPLFPGHGPYTTVDDEQLNPFLNG